The Parcubacteria group bacterium genome includes a region encoding these proteins:
- a CDS encoding class I SAM-dependent methyltransferase: MKFDKYRKKGAYHWKMYDEDRYYREHAHRIKEWVKEKNILDIGAGDGRITHLLGIIGVDDEPEAVRLAIEKGANVVLGDAYNLTYKDEEFDSVLLVDTLEHFEFPEKALKEARRVLKYYIYIATPPRGMLGRMDKYHYQEWTEEELVKFVEGQGFTLEGRTLLVLKEQCIYAKFKKL; this comes from the coding sequence ATGAAGTTTGATAAATACCGGAAAAAAGGGGCCTATCATTGGAAAATGTACGATGAGGACAGATATTACCGCGAGCATGCGCATAGGATAAAGGAGTGGGTAAAAGAAAAAAATATTCTCGATATCGGCGCCGGGGATGGGAGAATAACTCACCTTCTGGGTATAATAGGAGTAGACGATGAACCGGAGGCGGTAAGGTTAGCAATAGAAAAGGGGGCAAATGTGGTGCTTGGCGACGCCTATAATCTGACTTATAAAGATGAAGAGTTTGACTCCGTGCTTTTGGTAGATACGCTGGAACATTTCGAATTTCCGGAAAAGGCGCTCAAGGAAGCAAGGAGGGTTCTCAAATATTATATCTACATCGCCACGCCGCCGAGAGGCATGCTGGGAAGAATGGATAAATATCATTATCAGGAATGGACGGAAGAAGAGCTCGTAAAGTTTGTCGAAGGGCAAGGGTTTACTCTGGAAGGCCGGACGCTTCTTGTTTTGAAAGAGCAGTGCATCTATGCTAAGTTTAAAAAATTATAA
- a CDS encoding glycosyltransferase family 2 protein, with protein sequence MLSVIIPSRSDAYLQKTVDDVLNKAKGEVEVVVVLDGYWPGTMVRDDKRVIVIHHGELRSNFGLRTSVNRGVLVSRGKYIMKIDDHVALDEGFDVKLAADCKDDWVVVPRLYALKDEGWTKDNAGRAPFDAGYVTYPLKDGTLSGKPWSGWLESRKEILIDDCMLSAGACYFMKREHWNKLGLLDEKNYGAFPSFENLEVCLKTWLGGGRVVTNKKTWCAHRWGERGPKHKGWDYSNEQVRKIHENRRAAINYTNDFWLNNKWPDRIYDFDWLIDKFWPVPDWPENWKEEIRKWSQQP encoded by the coding sequence ATGTTATCTGTAATAATTCCATCAAGAAGCGATGCTTATCTGCAAAAAACTGTAGATGATGTTTTAAATAAGGCGAAAGGGGAGGTAGAAGTAGTTGTTGTGCTGGATGGTTATTGGCCCGGTACGATGGTAAGAGATGATAAGCGGGTTATAGTAATACACCACGGAGAACTACGTTCAAATTTCGGACTTCGAACGAGTGTAAATAGAGGCGTATTGGTTTCCAGAGGAAAATATATAATGAAAATAGACGACCATGTCGCTCTTGATGAAGGATTTGATGTAAAGTTGGCCGCTGATTGTAAAGATGATTGGGTTGTTGTTCCAAGATTGTATGCATTAAAAGATGAAGGCTGGACCAAAGATAACGCCGGCAGAGCGCCGTTTGACGCGGGATACGTGACATATCCTCTCAAAGATGGCACACTCTCCGGCAAGCCGTGGTCGGGGTGGCTTGAGAGCAGGAAAGAGATATTGATAGATGATTGCATGCTTTCGGCCGGAGCGTGCTATTTTATGAAACGGGAGCATTGGAATAAACTTGGCCTGCTTGATGAAAAGAATTATGGCGCCTTTCCATCTTTTGAGAACTTGGAGGTATGCCTCAAGACATGGCTAGGCGGCGGCAGAGTGGTAACAAATAAAAAAACCTGGTGCGCGCATAGATGGGGAGAAAGGGGACCCAAACATAAAGGTTGGGATTATTCAAATGAACAAGTCAGAAAAATACACGAGAATAGACGTGCGGCAATAAATTATACGAACGATTTTTGGTTAAACAACAAATGGCCGGACAGAATCTACGATTTTGACTGGCTTATAGATAAATTCTGGCCGGTTCCCGACTGGCCCGAGAATTGGAAAGAAGAAATAAGAAAATGGTCACAGCAGCCATAA
- a CDS encoding glycosyltransferase family 2 protein produces the protein MLSIAIPSRNEIFLRKTILDVLANATGEIEIFPVLDGYEPPSEEIVDDPRVHYLRIPLGDGKCHKRQGINMMVDVCKGEYVSSLDAHCMMAKGFDEQLAKDHQPNWVQVPRRHRLDAENWCLQTQSDNRPPIDYEYLMFPLNYHRMSGSPKEPKKDYHPALHGFKWDARTLARSHIPTDETITIQGSFWFMTKDWFRKIDLMQIEGFSGWGQEGEEICFKTWLSGGKVMVNKNTWYAHLHKGPKYGRMYHMSKESIRKCNNYSYDFWVNNRWEKRIHDFEWLIQKFWPLPNWPDNWKELLSKWSQ, from the coding sequence AAATATTTTTGAGAAAAACAATTCTTGATGTATTGGCTAACGCTACCGGAGAAATTGAGATTTTTCCTGTTCTGGACGGATATGAACCGCCAAGCGAAGAAATTGTTGATGATCCCAGGGTTCATTATTTGCGGATTCCTTTAGGGGATGGGAAATGCCATAAGCGCCAGGGCATAAACATGATGGTCGATGTATGCAAGGGAGAATACGTTTCTTCTCTGGATGCGCATTGCATGATGGCCAAAGGATTTGACGAACAGTTAGCCAAAGATCATCAGCCAAACTGGGTGCAAGTTCCTCGCAGGCACAGATTAGACGCAGAAAATTGGTGTCTGCAAACCCAGTCCGATAACCGGCCGCCAATTGACTATGAATATCTAATGTTTCCCTTGAATTATCACCGCATGTCAGGCTCGCCCAAAGAGCCAAAGAAAGATTACCATCCGGCATTGCACGGCTTTAAGTGGGACGCGAGAACTCTGGCCCGTTCCCACATCCCGACTGACGAAACCATAACCATACAGGGAAGTTTTTGGTTTATGACCAAGGACTGGTTTCGCAAAATAGATTTAATGCAGATAGAAGGATTCAGCGGGTGGGGACAAGAAGGAGAGGAAATTTGTTTTAAAACCTGGTTATCGGGGGGTAAGGTGATGGTCAATAAGAATACTTGGTACGCGCATCTGCACAAGGGACCCAAATACGGCCGAATGTATCATATGAGCAAGGAATCAATCAGGAAATGCAATAACTATTCATACGATTTCTGGGTAAACAATCGCTGGGAAAAAAGAATTCATGATTTTGAATGGCTTATCCAAAAGTTCTGGCCGCTGCCAAACTGGCCGGATAACTGGAAAGAACTTCTATCCAAATGGTCTCAATAA
- a CDS encoding glycosyltransferase family 2 protein: protein MVSIIIPSRNEIFLEKTVKGLLDNCTGEFEILVVLDGYNPPERNSDSRVKYILHEDSVGMRAGINSAVKIAKGEFLMKIDAHCVVDKGIDEKLAADCGDNTVMIPRRYKLDDENWRANMNETPIDYEHFIYPLKYDPVSLHGFRWKSRAEERKDILIDDTLTFQGSCWFMKKSHFEKHKFLKVKEFHGLLYGEPEELGLTTWLSGGRVVTNKKTWYAHLFKGKKYGRGYFIDRNQGRDCYRYSYNYWANENKEGFIKVIEKFWPIPGWPADWKERLWN, encoded by the coding sequence ATGGTCTCAATAATAATTCCATCAAGAAACGAGATATTTCTCGAAAAAACGGTCAAAGGTCTTCTCGATAACTGTACCGGTGAGTTTGAAATTCTCGTTGTCTTGGATGGCTACAATCCCCCGGAGAGAAATTCTGATTCGAGGGTCAAGTACATTCTTCATGAAGATAGCGTTGGTATGAGGGCGGGCATAAATTCCGCCGTGAAGATCGCCAAAGGCGAATTCTTGATGAAAATCGACGCGCATTGCGTTGTAGACAAAGGTATAGATGAGAAACTGGCGGCGGATTGCGGGGATAATACGGTTATGATACCGAGGAGATACAAGCTGGACGACGAGAATTGGCGCGCCAATATGAATGAGACGCCGATTGATTACGAGCATTTCATATATCCCCTAAAATACGACCCGGTATCCCTTCACGGATTTAGGTGGAAAAGCAGAGCCGAAGAGCGAAAAGATATTTTAATAGACGATACTCTGACATTCCAAGGCTCATGCTGGTTTATGAAAAAGAGTCACTTCGAAAAGCACAAGTTTCTGAAGGTAAAAGAATTCCACGGCCTGCTTTACGGAGAGCCGGAGGAATTGGGATTGACCACGTGGCTTTCAGGAGGCAGGGTAGTGACGAATAAGAAAACCTGGTATGCGCACCTGTTCAAAGGGAAGAAATACGGGCGTGGCTATTTTATTGACAGAAATCAGGGCAGGGACTGCTATAGATATTCTTATAATTATTGGGCTAACGAGAACAAAGAGGGTTTCATAAAGGTAATAGAAAAGTTCTGGCCGATTCCGGGATGGCCAGCTGACTGGAAAGAACGTTTATGGAATTAA